The Elaeis guineensis isolate ETL-2024a chromosome 13, EG11, whole genome shotgun sequence genome includes a region encoding these proteins:
- the LOC140853151 gene encoding uncharacterized protein: MPIDEDPNKVVKIDLNLCEEDRHHLISFLHANADVYAWSAFDMPAKWAIELEEFDIKYLPRPSIKAQVLVDFILECIISDEEQNAEEVAPIIDECWELHVDGSSNTSGSRAGLMQTSPKGVVAEYALHFEFFTSNNEAEYEMLVIKLRMAKDLGVWHLRVHSDSQLIVGQIPRTENVRVGATDLKRSSYIETLEKLSIEEPTIMQTNPEPSWVDLILHYLQDGILPVDRNEVKKLRHRAPNYLVYDRKLYKRSFTLSLLRCLCPSEAEYVL, from the exons ATGCCCATTGATGAAGACCCGAATAAAGTGGTGAAGATCGATTTAAATCTTTGTGAAGAGGATCGTCATCACCTCATCTCCTTTCTACATGCCAATGCTGACGTATATGCTTGGTCGGCTTTTGATATGCCTG CTAAATGGGCTATCGAGCTAGAAGAGTTTGACATTAAATACCTACCTCGGCCATCCATCAAGGCTCAAGTGTTGGTTGATTTCATCCTGGAATGCATCATCTCAGATGAGGAGCAGAATGCCGAGGAGGTAGCTCCGATAATCGATGAATGTTGGGAGCTCCATGTAGACGGTTCCTCAAACACTTCAGGCTCAAGAGCTGGGCTGATGCAAACAAGTCCGAAAGGGGTGGTTGCAGAGTATGCCTTGCACTTCGAGTTTTTTACATCCAACAATGAAGCTGAATATGAAATGCTGGTGATCAAACTCAGAATGGCAAAAGACTTGGGAGTTTGGCATCTCAGAGTTCATAGTGACTCACAGCTCATCGTTGGCCAG ATACCAAGGACAGAGAATGTGCGAGTAGGTGCAACCGACCTAAAGAGAAGCTCCTACATTGAAACCCTTGAGAAACTGAGTATTGAAGAGCCAACTATAATGCAAACAAATCCCGAACCGAGCTGGGTAGATCTTATTTTACATTATTTGCAAGATGGCATATTACCAGTTGATCGGAATGAAGTCAAAAAGCTGAGGCACCGAGCACCCAACTACCTCGTCTATGATAGAAAGTTGTACAAGAGGTCCTTCACCTTATCTTTACTTCGATGCTTATGCCCCTCTGAAGCAGAATATGTCTTGTGA